The following are encoded together in the Bubalus kerabau isolate K-KA32 ecotype Philippines breed swamp buffalo chromosome 3, PCC_UOA_SB_1v2, whole genome shotgun sequence genome:
- the SYTL1 gene encoding LOW QUALITY PROTEIN: synaptotagmin-like protein 1 (The sequence of the model RefSeq protein was modified relative to this genomic sequence to represent the inferred CDS: substituted 1 base at 1 genomic stop codon), whose protein sequence is MPQRGHPAPEELXSLPGLLMAREPEPEADGLLDLSFLTEEEQEAIAEVLKRDARLRQLEEGRISKLRASLADPGQLKILTGDWFQEARFQRHHHAHFGSDLVRASIRRKKGCRSERSSPEGAGLVQPSSLGDQAGGSDVEAEAAGKETEEALEPRLSVDEGPQERFIEAEGPDVPSPCVSKKPSEQEEEPQAQDDREAPDLGHPLVVAGEEADPEMQPPSMGEEEPQTPPTQTQAASEMLENGEETPGPDPSFDRMLSSSSSMSSLNSSTLSGSQMSLSGEPEAGAVQVRGSVNFALRYEPGAAELRVHVIQCQGLAAARRRRSDPYVKSYLLPDKQSKRKTTVKKRNLNPVFNEILRYSVPQRELRGRVLSLSVWHRESLGRNIFLGEVEVPLDTWDWDSEPTWLPLQPRVPPSPDDFPNRGLLSLSLKYLPAGSEGPGLPPSGELHFWVKEVQDLIPLRSGSPDTFVQCSVLPDDSRASRQRTRVVRRSLNPMFNHTMVYDGFGPADLRQACAELSLWDHGALGSRQLGGTRLSLGTGSSYGLQVPWMDSTPEERQLWQTLLERPCEWVDGLLPLRTNLAPRT, encoded by the exons ATGCCCCAGAGGGGCCATCCAGCTCCAGAGGAGCTCTAGTCCCTGCCTGGCCTCCTCATGGCACGTGAGCCAGAGCCCGAGGCCGACGGGCTCCTGGATCTCAGCTTCCTGacagaggaggagcaggaggccaTTGCCGAGGTCCTGAAGCGAGATGCCCGCCTGCGCCAGCTGGAGGAGGGACGGATCAG CAAGCTCCGGGCATCACTGGCAGACCCTGGGCAGCTGAAGATCCTAACTGGGGACTGGTTCCAGGAAGCACGCTTCCAGCGGCACCACCACGCCCACTTCGGCTCTGACCTGGTCCGAGCTTCTATCCGCAGAAAGAAGGGCTGCAGGAGTGAGAGGAGCTCCCCAGAGGGGGCAGGCCTTGTGCAGCCCAGCTCACTGG GAGACCAGGCTGGAGGCAGCGATGTGGAGGCCGAGGCTGCAGGGAAAGAGACTGAAGAGGCCCTGGAGCCCAG gcTCTCCGTAGACGAGGGCCCCCAAGAGAGGTTCATTGAGGCCGAG GGACCGGATGTCCCCTCACCATGTGTCTCCAAAAAGCCttcagagcaggaggaggagcccCAAGCCCAAGATGACCGGGAAG cccctgacCTGGGGCACCCTCTGGTCGTCGCCGGAGAGGAGGCGGACCCGGAGATGCAGCCGCCGTCGATGGGAGAGGAGGAGCCGCAGACCCCGCCTACCCAG ACTCAGGCGGCGTCTGAGATGCTGGAGAATGGGGAAGAGACCCCGGGGCCCGACCCCTCGTTCGACCGCATGCTCAGCAGCAGCTCCTCCATGTCCAGCCTCAACTCCTCCACG CTGAGCGGCAGCCAGATGAGCCTGTCCGGGGAGCCGGAGGCGGGCGCGGTGCAGGTGCGCGGCTCCGTGAACTTCGCCCTGCGCTACGAGCCGGGAGCCGCCGAGCTGCGCGTGCACGTGATCCAGTGCCAGGGCCTGGCCGCTGCACGGCGCCGCCGCTCCGACCC CTACGTCAAAAGCTACCTCCTCCCGGATAAGCAGAGCAAGCGCAAGACAACAGTGAAGAAAAGGAATCTGAACCCGGTCTTCAACGAGATTCTCCGG TACTCTGTCCCGCAGAGGGAGCTCCGGGGCCGCGTGTTGAGCCTGTCCGTGTGGCACCGCGAAAGCCTGGGTCGCAACATCTTTCTGGGAGAAGTCGAAGTGCCCCTGGACACGTGGGACTGGGACTcagagcccacctggctccccctgCAGCCCCGA GTCCCGCCGTCTCCCGACGACTTTCCCAACCGCGGGCTGCTCTCTCTGTCCCTCAAGTACCTCCCCGCTGGTTCCGAGG GCCCGGGACTGCCCCCGAGCGGGGAGCTGCACTTCTGGGTGAAGGAGGTTCAGGATCTCATCCCTTTGCGCTCAGGGTCCCCGGATACTTTCGTACAATG ctcagtgCTGCCTGATGACAGCCGGGCCAGCCGCCAGCGGACAAGGGTGGTGCGACGCAGCCTCAACCCCATGTTCAATCACACCATGGTCTATGATGGCTTTGGGCCTGCTGACCTGCGCCAGGCCTGTGCGGAGCTCTCCCTCTGGGACCATGGGGCCCTGGGCAGCCGCCAGCTGGGGGGCACACGCCTCAGCCTGGGCACCG GCAGCAGCTACGGGCTCCAGGTGCCCTGGATGGACTCCACACCTGAGGAGAGGCAGCTGTGGCAAACCCTCCTGGAGCGGCCATGCGAGTGGGTGGATGGCCTTCTGCCCCTCAGAACCAACCTGGCCCCCAGGACATAG
- the TMEM222 gene encoding transmembrane protein 222 isoform X1 codes for MAEAEGSSPLLLPPPLPPPLGMAEVEAPTAAETDKKQLSGAGSGAMDVERSRFPYCVVWTPIPVLTWFFPIIGHMGICTSTGVIRDFAGPYFVSEDNMAFGKPAKYWKLDPAQVYASGPNAWDTAVHDASEEYKHRMHNLCCDNCHSHVALALNLMRYSNSTNWNMVTLCFFCLLYGKYVSVGAFVKTWLPFVLLLGIILTISLVFNLR; via the exons ATGGCGGAAGCGGAAGGGAGTTCGCCGCTCCTGTtgccgccgccgctgcctccCCCGCTCGGGATGGCGGAAGTGGAGGCGCCGACGGCGGCCGAGACGGACAAGAAGCAACTTAGCGGTGCTGGCAGCGGCGCCATGGACGTGGAGCGGAGCCGCTTTCCCTACTGCGTGGTGTGGACGCCCATCCCGGTGCTCAC GTGGTTTTTCCCCATCATCGGCCACATGGGCATCTGCACATCCACAGGAGTCATTCGGGACTTTGCTGGCCCCTACTTTGTGTCG GAAGACAACATGGCCTTTGGGAAACCTGCCAA GTACTGGAAACTGGACCCTGCTCAGGTCTACGCCAGTGGGCCCAACGCGTGGGACACCGCTGTGCATGACGCCTCTGAGGAGTACAAGCACCGCATG CACAACCTCTGCTGTGACAACTGCCACTCGCACGTGGCCTTGGCCCTGAACCTGATGCGCTACAGCAACAGCACCAACTGGAACATGGTGACGCTCTGCTTCTTCTGCCTGCTCTACGGGAAGTACGTCAG CGTCGGCGCCTTCGTGAAGACCTGGCTGCCTTTTGTCCTTCTCCTGGGCATCATCCTGACCATCAGCTTGGTCTTCAACCTGCGGTGA
- the TMEM222 gene encoding transmembrane protein 222 isoform X2: MAEAEGSSPLLLPPPLPPPLGMAEVEAPTAAETDKKQLSGAGSGAMDVERSRFPYCVVWTPIPVLTWFFPIIGHMGICTSTGVIRDFAGPYFVSEDNMAFGKPAKYWKLDPAQVYASGPNAWDTAVHDASEEYKHRMHNLCCDNCHSHVALALNLMRYSNSTNWNMVTLCFFCLLYGNVGAFVKTWLPFVLLLGIILTISLVFNLR, translated from the exons ATGGCGGAAGCGGAAGGGAGTTCGCCGCTCCTGTtgccgccgccgctgcctccCCCGCTCGGGATGGCGGAAGTGGAGGCGCCGACGGCGGCCGAGACGGACAAGAAGCAACTTAGCGGTGCTGGCAGCGGCGCCATGGACGTGGAGCGGAGCCGCTTTCCCTACTGCGTGGTGTGGACGCCCATCCCGGTGCTCAC GTGGTTTTTCCCCATCATCGGCCACATGGGCATCTGCACATCCACAGGAGTCATTCGGGACTTTGCTGGCCCCTACTTTGTGTCG GAAGACAACATGGCCTTTGGGAAACCTGCCAA GTACTGGAAACTGGACCCTGCTCAGGTCTACGCCAGTGGGCCCAACGCGTGGGACACCGCTGTGCATGACGCCTCTGAGGAGTACAAGCACCGCATG CACAACCTCTGCTGTGACAACTGCCACTCGCACGTGGCCTTGGCCCTGAACCTGATGCGCTACAGCAACAGCACCAACTGGAACATGGTGACGCTCTGCTTCTTCTGCCTGCTCTACGGGAA CGTCGGCGCCTTCGTGAAGACCTGGCTGCCTTTTGTCCTTCTCCTGGGCATCATCCTGACCATCAGCTTGGTCTTCAACCTGCGGTGA